The following are from one region of the Oncorhynchus masou masou isolate Uvic2021 chromosome 24, UVic_Omas_1.1, whole genome shotgun sequence genome:
- the morn2 gene encoding MORN repeat-containing protein 2 isoform X1 — MSEKKKGKVTESKEEGNLQVSYIFPNGDRYEGECCRSTEGVVVRRGMGKHTSASGVTYTGEWHDDKMNGRGTLEHPSGAMYEGDFKDNMYHGTGTYSFSDGTKYCGSFSKNRLEGDGEFTDSQGLVWIGGFHNKAAPGLKLKLSM; from the exons ATGTCAG AGAAGAAAAAAGGAAAGGTCACAGAAAGCAAAG AGGAAGGGAATTTGCAAGTATCCTACATTTTCCCAAATGGTGACAGATATG AAGGAGAGTGCTGCAGGTCCACAGAGGGAGTCGTGGTGAGGCGTGGTATGGGCAAACACACCTCAGCCAGTGGTGTCACCTACACTGGAGAGTGGCATGATGACAAG ATGAATGGCAGAGGGACTCTGGAGCATCCCTCTGGGGCCATGTATGAAGGGGACTTCAAAGACAACATGTATCATGGCACAGGGACATACAGCTTCTCTGACGGGACCAAATACTGCGGCAGCTTCAGCAAGAACAG gtTGGAGGGTGACGGGGAGTTCACCGACTCTCAGGGACTTGTTTGGATTGGAGGCTTCCACAACAAGGCAGCTCCTGGATTAAAACTTAAACTCAGCATGTAA
- the morn2 gene encoding MORN repeat-containing protein 2 isoform X2: protein MSEKKKGKVTESKEEGNLQVSYIFPNGDRYGECCRSTEGVVVRRGMGKHTSASGVTYTGEWHDDKMNGRGTLEHPSGAMYEGDFKDNMYHGTGTYSFSDGTKYCGSFSKNRLEGDGEFTDSQGLVWIGGFHNKAAPGLKLKLSM, encoded by the exons ATGTCAG AGAAGAAAAAAGGAAAGGTCACAGAAAGCAAAG AGGAAGGGAATTTGCAAGTATCCTACATTTTCCCAAATGGTGACAGATATG GAGAGTGCTGCAGGTCCACAGAGGGAGTCGTGGTGAGGCGTGGTATGGGCAAACACACCTCAGCCAGTGGTGTCACCTACACTGGAGAGTGGCATGATGACAAG ATGAATGGCAGAGGGACTCTGGAGCATCCCTCTGGGGCCATGTATGAAGGGGACTTCAAAGACAACATGTATCATGGCACAGGGACATACAGCTTCTCTGACGGGACCAAATACTGCGGCAGCTTCAGCAAGAACAG gtTGGAGGGTGACGGGGAGTTCACCGACTCTCAGGGACTTGTTTGGATTGGAGGCTTCCACAACAAGGCAGCTCCTGGATTAAAACTTAAACTCAGCATGTAA